The nucleotide window TGCTTAGGTAAGCACTGCTGCAGGTGCTCCAACAATATCTACTTCGTCAAAGTAGAATCTGGATCCAATTCTGGCAGTGCAAGGCTTGCGCAGCTGACACGGAAATTGCGATTTCAATATGCTTACTTGGGGTTTTCTAGCGCAATAATAGCTTGCCCCTGCTTGGAACCGGTGCTGCAAATCACCTCCTAGGTCCATTATCATTCAAGGCCCAATCGCAATGGCTTCCGAGCTGGATCTGTCCACCAGCTTTATCCCGGCTCTATACAAGCCGGCCGCATTGCTTCCAATCGCAAGACACAAGCAGAGCTTGTTGTACCTGGTTGAAACATATCCGGTGACCATTGTCGTTGGACAAACAGGAAGTGGGAAAACGACCCAACTACCCCAGTATCTCGACCAAGCAGGATGGTGTGCAGATGGGAAGGCCATAGCCGTGACACAAGTATGATTTTCCTTCAGATCAACTCGGatgcaaaaggaaaagctaATAAATTCCAAGCCACGTCGGGTGGCCGCTACCACGGTGGCCGCTAGGGTAGCTGAGGAAATGCGCTGCAAGCTCGGAGAAGAGGTGGGCTACTCAATTCGTTTTGAGGACTTGACCTCGGCTTCCACCAGGATCAAGTTCCTTACAGATGGAATGCTACTTAGGGAGGCACTCGTAGATCCTCTGCTGTCAAGATACTCTGTAATCATGGTGGATGAAGCTCATGAGCGTTCCCTCAGTACTGATATCCTCCTGGGTATCCTGAAAAAGATCATGAAACGACGGCCGGAGCTTAGGATTGTGGTCAGTAGTGCAACCTTGCAAGCTGAAGACTTTCTGCGTTTCTTCGCTGGTGAGGAGTTTGACAGCAGTACGGAATCCGGTGATGTTGGCGGCAAGGTGGGAAGGATCATCAGTCTAGAAGGTCGCATGTATCCGGTGGACATGCTCTTTCTCGAGAACCCTGCAGAAGACTATGTCGAACGCGCAGTCAAAACCGTGTTCGACATTCATCTTCAAGAGGCGGAAGGTGATATTTTGGTGTTCTTGACTGGCCGAGAGGAGATTGATACCACGGTGCAGATGATCGCTGAACGTGCCGCAACGCTGCATCCCAAGGCGCAGAGTATACTTCCGTTGCCCCTTTACTCTGGCCTCACAACAGACCAGCAAATGTACGTGTTTGAACCGACACCAGAAAACACCCGCAAGGTCATCGTGTCGACCAACATCGCCGAAGCATCGGTTACTATTAACGGGATTGTGTATGTCATTGACTGCGGTTTCGCCAAATTAAGAGCTTATAACCCGCAGACCGGCATAGAGACATTGACCGCAGTGCCCATATCAAAGGCAGCGGCTGTTCAGCGAGCTGGCCGAGCCGGGCGTACCAAACCTGGGAAGTGCTTCCGCCTCTATACGCAGCAGGCCTATGAACAACTCCCCGAGGCCACCGTTCCGGAGATCCAGCGGTCAAACCTAGCACCTGTGATCATGCAGCTCAAGGCTTTGGGTATTGACAACATCGTACGATTCGACTTCCTGACTCCCCCTCCTACAGAGCTTGTTATTCGCGCATTTGAGCTGCTGTACTCTTTGGGAGCAGTTGATGACTATGCCAAACTCACAAAGCCCCATGGGATGCGCATGGCAGAGCTGGCAGTCGATCCAATGATGGCAAAGGTGCTGCTATCAGCGCCATCTTTCAACTGCTTAAGTGAGATCCTCTCTATTGCTGCCATGGTGAGTCTTCAAGGGACCGTATGGGTTCAACATGAAGGCGACAGGAAGTCATCGGAGAGCCAGCGGAGAAAGTTCGCAGTTGAAGAGGGCGATCATCTGACGTATCTTAACGTGTACCAAGCGTTTATCaccaaaggaaagaaggagtcCAAATGGTGCCGTGACAATCTTCTGAACTTTCGATCTTTGCAGCGGGCTGTGAGCATTCGGGGCCAGTTGAAGCGATATCTTGAGCGTTTTGGGATTCAGGTCGACGAGACTCTCTCCGCTCGGTCTCGGCAAGAAGACCCAAGTAAGCTTGCGGAACAGATTCGTAGGTGTCTTACTACGGGTTATTTCGCACACGCTGCGAAGATGCAACCCGATGGTACCTTTAAGACGGTGAGCGGAGGCCTGACTCTCCATGCTCACCCGAGTTCATTGATGTTTGTATGTTGACAATACAGAGTTATCTTCTATATTTGCAGTCCTTTGCTAACTGGGCTATACAGAATCGGAAAGCCGACTGGGTCATCTTCCATGAGATCTTACAAACCGGCGAGAAGACCTTCATCCGCGATATCACTAAGATCGAAAAGAACTACCTTCTCGAATACGCCCCGAACTACTACCAGGTCCATTGAGCTATAGGACATAGTGCGTATCTTGATGGGACTTATATGATGGTGAACCTATTAGTGATTGTGATTGACGACATGCCTGCATGTACTATACCCGCCAGCGTTGACCTCTATAGAATGTTAGAGATGCatattccttctttctgttaACTGTAGAATTTATTAGTATCTGTAAATCCTGCTATTCCAGCGGAACACAACAATTAACAAATGCTTACAGGTGTAAAGCGTACCTGAGTGGTGAATAAACCAAGCAATCGGTCACCTGGATCATGATGCGCATCATTTCACAGTAGCCAGACGGTCCTTTCGCCGAAGAACAACAACGCTGAcccatctttctttctttcttggtaAAAGGTCAACCATCCTTACAATCTCAGACACACTGCAGTCCACAGATTAACAATACTCTACCAGTCAGACACATAACTAAATCAGTGTCAGTCTTTTTCTTAATCGAAATCTCTCAAGTCGAATATGTCaggtcatcaccaccaccacgatcaCGGCGGCCATTGCCACGGAGAAGACGGTCATGATCATTCCAACGACATCACCCCCGCGATTCAATCTCTCCTCTACTCTCAAATCCAGTTTGACTCGATCACTACATTAAACGGTAGGCAAAATGCGATATAAGCACCTGCTGCAAGTAATGCTGTGCATGCTAACCCGAGATCCTACCTGCAGAGGCCAGTCCCAAGTCCGGCGCGGCGATTGTCAAGAAAACATGGGCCGAAAGGCTCGACGATGAGCCGGAGCTGGAAAGCGACGCAGATGAACAGCTGTTGATGTATATTCCGTATGTTACACCCCTTAATATCGTCGTGGTTATCGACCGGATTTGCTATTTGTGATGTGGATTTTACCCCGCCAAATGCCCCTCATCTCAGCTTCTTGTCGCAAACCCAGCATTCGACAGTCTTTtacaccacaaccaccacattATCCATGAAATAGCTGCTAATTCAAAGAATTCCAGGTTCACCGGCCAGGTTAAAGTCCACTCCCTCCTTATATACACCGCTCCCACCCCATCTGCCCCGAAGACCCTAAAGCTGTTCAAGAATCGCGACGACCTGGACTTCGGAACAGCTTCGGACCTAAAGCCCACGCAGACAGTCGAGATACCCCAACCTATGCCGGGCGCAGATGTTTTCGAGTTGCCGCTGAACCGGGCGCATTGGAACGCGACTACCTCCATCACTCTGTTCTTCGAGGATAACTGGAgcgatggggaagaagacgtcACCAAGGTCGGGTATATTGGTTTCAAGGGACAGTTTATGGCCCTAAATAGGGAGCCAATCAGTTTCTTGTATGAGGCGGCTGCAAATCCGGGTGATCATGTTGCTATTCAGGGTGTGAATGGAGTAGGGAGCAGGATTCTGTGAGCAGAAGTAATATGGATCGTATTTCAGTGTTTGTTTGAACATGGGGCGGCTATATGCTGGCCTGGAATGCATGAGGTCTGTGACAGACTGGAATGATTGATCAGAAGCTACGGAGACTGCCTTGGGTATTGAGCTGGGCTCTATCAAGATAATGCACGCCAATCCATGTTTCGACGGTCTAGTTGCTAGCGTTCAAATAGCGAAACATATCTAACAATGCTATACTATACTTGAATTTCCTGAAACCACCAACGCCGGTAATGCTAATATCGAAAGAAAGAGATCATATGGATGGCACAGTCTTAAGCAAGAATTGCAGTCCGCTCCTCGACTtgggcctcttcttccgcggcATGCTCGTCCTCCTTGACCCCCTCCATGTGCTCTGGGAGCTTAGAGCTGGGCGCATTCGGCAAGACAACCGGACCCTGCGTATCCCGCTGCAAAGCCTCCAGttcctcttcaacttcatcctcatcctgaGTGGACAAGCGTCCAGCAAGCATCTCGCTGATTTCCTGtacaaccatcaccaactcGTCAGCATCCAATCCAGAATAACCTTTTCAAATAACCATTGACAATAAAAGCTTACCTCTTGATAGGCTCTCGCTTCCTCCGTCTCGCCCATCAGtttctccaccccctcaaGACCACCCATCTCCTTGTTAATGGTCTGCAGGACCTTGGTCCCTTGCTGCAAGCCGAAAAGGACATCCTTCTGAACCAGCGCAAACTCAATCTGCCCCGTAAGCTGTTCGAGCTGCTCGAGCTGTTTGTCGGTCTTATCTAGCAGCGACTCCTGGTACTTCTTGCGACGCAGGGCAAGCAAAGCGCGCTTGCGGTCATTCCTGGCGAGACATTGCTTCGCGATTTCGGTTTCGCGGTCTGTCAAGACGGTAATTCGCTTCTGATATTGGTGGAGCTTGTCTCGCTGGTTCTTGAGGTCAAGGATTGCCCTGAGCGTTAAGAGCATTAGTTTATCGGACGGAGACGGGGGAATTGTGCCGGTCGGCGCTGATGGAGGCAGCAACAGGGGCGAACCCCATTGGAATAATAGGAATAGTCTCACCGGTCCTGAGCAGAGATCTTATGGGTGCTGTTTGTGTTTCCCATTGTCAGCGCATGTTGCTTTGTTCCCGAGGATGCTTGAGGGGAAGCAGTCAAGGACGGCGGTGATAGAATGATAGATAACTAGTGAGCAGTGAGTGAGTCCACCGCAGATGACGTCCGTTATCGTCCTATTGCCCTATCGGGACTAGTGTCACATTCTCGGAAATCTGCCGGTGTTTTCAGACGATTTTGGGGCTCTCCGCCGGCGCATCAATTCTCCGGGTCTCTAAAATTGTGGGAATTCATCGCCAGCGGGGATCTTTATCACCCCCGATTATCGCATCTATAGCCCCTGCTCTGATTCAAGATGCGTCGTGGGGGCAGGCCGACGCTGAGGCAGGGCCTCGACAAGGATGTAAGTGCTGCGACTCGTTCCTCGGCTTATCTCAAAGCGATCATCGCTGAACTCTTTGTACACAGATCTACCAGATCGTGCGCAAAATTATCGACGACAATGCCGAGAATGCCCAATTCCGCCTGTCGGTCTCCAGCATTTACGATACCATCAAGCGGTCCAATTCCAGC belongs to Aspergillus luchuensis IFO 4308 DNA, chromosome 3, nearly complete sequence and includes:
- a CDS encoding putative ATP dependent RNA helicase (COG:A;~EggNog:ENOG410PG85;~InterPro:IPR011709,IPR027417,IPR001650,IPR014001, IPR007502,IPR002464;~PFAM:PF04408,PF07717,PF00271;~go_function: GO:0004386 - helicase activity [Evidence IEA]), with amino-acid sequence MASELDLSTSFIPALYKPAALLPIARHKQSLLYLVETYPVTIVVGQTGSGKTTQLPQYLDQAGWCADGKAIAVTQPRRVAATTVAARVAEEMRCKLGEEVGYSIRFEDLTSASTRIKFLTDGMLLREALVDPLLSRYSVIMVDEAHERSLSTDILLGILKKIMKRRPELRIVVSSATLQAEDFLRFFAGEEFDSSTESGDVGGKVGRIISLEGRMYPVDMLFLENPAEDYVERAVKTVFDIHLQEAEGDILVFLTGREEIDTTVQMIAERAATLHPKAQSILPLPLYSGLTTDQQMYVFEPTPENTRKVIVSTNIAEASVTINGIVYVIDCGFAKLRAYNPQTGIETLTAVPISKAAAVQRAGRAGRTKPGKCFRLYTQQAYEQLPEATVPEIQRSNLAPVIMQLKALGIDNIVRFDFLTPPPTELVIRAFELLYSLGAVDDYAKLTKPHGMRMAELAVDPMMAKVLLSAPSFNCLSEILSIAAMVSLQGTVWVQHEGDRKSSESQRRKFAVEEGDHLTYLNVYQAFITKGKKESKWCRDNLLNFRSLQRAVSIRGQLKRYLERFGIQVDETLSARSRQEDPSKLAEQIRRCLTTGYFAHAAKMQPDGTFKTVSGGLTLHAHPSSLMFNRKADWVIFHEILQTGEKTFIRDITKIEKNYLLEYAPNYYQVH
- a CDS encoding PITH domain-containing protein (COG:O;~EggNog:ENOG410PNU2;~InterPro:IPR008979,IPR010400,IPR037047;~PFAM:PF06201), which produces MSGHHHHHDHGGHCHGEDGHDHSNDITPAIQSLLYSQIQFDSITTLNEASPKSGAAIVKKTWAERLDDEPELESDADEQLLMYIPFTGQVKVHSLLIYTAPTPSAPKTLKLFKNRDDLDFGTASDLKPTQTVEIPQPMPGADVFELPLNRAHWNATTSITLFFEDNWSDGEEDVTKVGYIGFKGQFMALNREPISFLYEAAANPGDHVAIQGVNGVGSRIL
- the VPS20 gene encoding ESCRT-III subunit protein VPS20 (BUSCO:EOG09264IIZ;~COG:U;~EggNog:ENOG410PPFV;~InterPro:IPR005024;~PFAM:PF03357;~go_process: GO:0007034 - vacuolar transport [Evidence IEA]), yielding MGNTNSTHKISAQDRAILDLKNQRDKLHQYQKRITVLTDRETEIAKQCLARNDRKRALLALRRKKYQESLLDKTDKQLEQLEQLTGQIEFALVQKDVLFGLQQGTKVLQTINKEMGGLEGVEKLMGETEEARAYQEEISEMLAGRLSTQDEDEVEEELEALQRDTQGPVVLPNAPSSKLPEHMEGVKEDEHAAEEEAQVEERTAILA